In the genome of Lysobacter sp. 5GHs7-4, the window GCGGGATGTCTTCGTTGAGGATGCGGTCGTCGTCGGCATAATCGATCGGCACTTCGATCAGGTCCACGCCGGGCGTATCCAGCGCGCGCTGCAGCAGCGGCAGGAAGTCGTCGCTGCGGGCGGGGCGATGCCCGCGCGCGCCATAGCTTTCGGCGTACTTCACGAAGTCCGGATTGCCCAGGTCCATGCCGAAGCTGGGATAGCGTTCGTGCGCCTGTTTCCACTTGATCATGCCGTAGGCGTCGTCGCGCAGCACCAGCACGGTCAGGTCCAGGCCCAGGCGCACCGCGGTTTCGATTTCCTGCGAGTTCATCATGAAGCCGCCGTCGCCGCACACCGCCAGCACGCGCCGGTCCGGATGCACGATGCGCGCGGCCATCGCCGAGGGCAGGCCCGCGCCCATGGTCGCCAGCGCGTTGTCCAGCAGCAGTGTGTTGGGCCAGCGGCAGCGGTAGCCGCGCGCGAACCACAGCTTGTACAGGCCGTTGTCGAGGCAGACGATGTCGCGCTCGCCCATGGCCGTGCGCACGTCGGCGACCAGGCGCTGCGGCACCAGCGGATAGCGCGGGTCGCGATTGCGCTGGTCGATCTGCGCGTCCAGCGCCGCGCGCACGCGGTCGAAGAAGGCGAAGTCCCAGTGCGGCTGCGGCGCGATCGCCTCGGACAGCTGCCAGACCGCGTTGGCGATGTCGCCGACGACTTCGATCTGCGGGAAGTACACCGCGTCCACCTCGGCGCTGGCGTAGTTGACGTGGATCACCGTGCGCCGGCCTTCGCGCATGAAGAACGGCGGCTTCTCGATCACGTCGTGGCCGATGTTGACGATGCAGTCGGCGGCGTCGATCGCGCGGTGCACGAAGTCGTGGTCGGACAGGGCGGCGTTGCCCAGCCACAGCGGGTCGGTCTCGTCGACTACGCCCTTGCCCATCTGGGTGGTGAAGAAGGGAATGCGCAGCTTGGCGATCAGCGCGCGCAACTGGCGCGCGGTGGTCTTGCGGTTGGCGCCGGCGCCGACCATCAGCAGCGGATGGCGCGCGCGCATCACCGCGGCCGCGGCGTGGGCGACGGCCTTGTCCTCGGCCAGCGGGCGGCGCGAGTACGAGGCCGGGATGAGGCGCGCCTCGGTGGGGTCGGCGGCGATGTCCTGCGGCAGCTCCAGGTGGGTGGCGCCGGGACGTTCCTCCTCGGCGCGGCGGAAGGCCTCGCGCACGCGCGCCGGGATCGAATCGGCGGCGACGATCTGGCGCGTGTACTTGGTCAGCGGGCGCAGGGTGTCGACCACGTCGACGATCTGGAAATGGCCCTGCTTGCTGGTCTTGATCGGCTTCTGGCCGGTCAGCATCAGCATCGGCATGGCGCCGAGCTGCGCGTAGGCGGCCGCGGTGACCAGGTTGGTCGCGCCCGGCCCCAGCGTCGACAGGCAGACGCCGGCCTTGCCGGTGAGCCGGCCGTAGGTCGCGGCCATGAAGCCGGCCGCCTGTTCGTGGCGGGTCAGGACCAGTTTGATCGAGGACGTGCGCAGCGATTCCAGCAGGTCGAGGTTTTCCTCGCCGGGGATGCCGAACACGTACTCCACGCCCTCGGCCTCGAGTGCGGCCACGAACAGATCGGACGCCTTGGTCATGCGCAACTCCGTGCCGGGCTGCGCCCGAATTCGTCGATGTTCGCGCAGATCGTGTTAGCGGTGGGCGATGGCCGGGGCGCCGTGGCGGAACGGTGCGTCGCGTGGGCGGCGCCGGCAGGCGGCGAGGGCGCCGGCGTGTGCGGCGGCGTCATCGCGGCTTACGCCGCTCCCACAGAAAGCGGAGGCGGTGCCGGCCTTGGGGTAGGAGCGGCGTAAGCCGCGATGCGTCGCGACGCGCGACGCTGGTCCGGACGCAGCGCGTTTCAGGGGGCGTCGCCGCCCGCCTCGCCGTCCTCGACTTTCAAGCGCAGCCGCCCGTCCTGCACCCGCGCGCTCAAACGCTCGCCGGGCGCGGCATCCAGCACGCTGCGCACCACGTGCCCGTCCTCGCGCTGCAAAATCGCATAGCCGCGGGCGACGGTGGCCAGCGGGCTGACCGCCTCCAGCGAACGCGCCAGGCCGCGCAGGTGCAGGGTTTGGTGGGCGAGACGGCGCATCACGGCGGCGCGCGGCCGCTGGGCCAGCGCGCCCAGGCGTTCGCGCAGGGCGGCGATGCGGCGTTGCGGCTGGTTCGCGCGCAGCACCGCGTCGGCGTGTCGCAGCTGCGCGCGTTCGCGCTCCAGCCGGCGTTGCCAGGCCGCGGCCAGGCGGCGCAAGGCTTCGGCCTGGCGCAACCGCAGGGCCTGCAGGCGCGCCTGCGGCCGCAAGGCGTGCAAGCGCAGCGCGGCGCGGTCGGCGCGCTGCATGGCCTGGCGCAGGCGCTGCAGTTGCAGGTTGCGCAGGCGCGCGTCGAGCTGGCGCAGGCGGCGCAGCAGTTCGTCGCGATCCGGCGCGATCAGCTCGGCCGCGACCGAAGGCGTCGGCGCGCGCAGGTCGGCGGCGAAATCGGACAGGCTGAAGTCGGTCTCGTGGCCGATCGCCGACACCACCGGCACCTCGCAGGCCGCGATCGCGCGCGCCAGGCGCTCGTCGTTGAAGGCCCACAGGTCTTCCAGCGAGCCGCCGCCGCGCGCCAGCACCAGCACGTCGTAGCGGCCGGACGCGGCCGCGCGCTGCAGCATCTGCACGATCTGGGCGGCGGCGCCTTCGCCCTGCACCGGCACCGGCAGCACTTCGGCCTGGATCAGCGGGAAACGGCGCGCCAACACGCTGAGCACGTCGCGCACCGCCGCGCCGCTGGGCGAGGTGATCACGCCCACGCGCGCCGGGTAGCGCGGCAGCGGGCGTTTGCGCTCGGCGTCGAACAGGCCCTCGGCCTGCAGCCGCGCCTTGAGCTCCTCGAACGCGCGCCGCAGCGCGCCTTCGCCGGCTTCCTCCATGTGGTCCAGCACCAGCTGGTAGTCGCCGCGCGCTTCATACAGGGTCAGGCGGCCGCGCGCGAGCACGCGCAGGCCCTCGCGCGGGACGAACTTCAGCCAGCTGCTCTTGGGCTTGAACATCGCGCAGCGCACCTGCGCGCGCGCGTCCTTGAGGGTCAGATACAGATGGCCGGAGGACGGGCGCGACAGGTTGCCCAGCTCGCCCTCGACCCAGACCAGCGGAAAGGTGTCCTCCAGCAGGTTGCGCGCCAGGGTGTTGAGCTGGCTGGGGCTGAGGACTTCGTCGGGGGCGGCGGGGGGCATGGCGGTGCGGACGGCGGACGGCTTGGATACGGGGCAGGGCGATGGTAACGCGTCCGGCGAGGCGGCCTGCGGCTGCGGTTCAGGCGGATGAAGCGCCGGTGGCCGCTCGCGCTGTCTCCAGTGCGACACCTCCATGATCGTCATCCCCCGAACCCGCGCCTATCCCCCACCGCCCGGGCGTTACAATGGGCGCATGAATTCCGACACCGTTCTTCCCTGCGCCCACACCGGTTTCGGCCCCTTGCCGCGTCGCCTGACCCGCAGCGTGCGCATCGGCGCGATCACGTTGGGCGGCGGCGCGCCGGTGGTGGTGCAGTCGATGACCAACACCGACACCGCCGACATCGCCTCCACCACCAAGCAGGTGGCCGAGCTGTGGCGTGCCGGCTCCGAGCTGGTCCGGGTCACGGTCAACACCGTCGACGCCGCCGCGGCGGTGCCGCGCATCGTCGACAAGCTGGCGATGATGGGCATCGAGGTGCCGATCATCGGCGACTTCCACTACAACGGCCATCAGCTGCTCACCGCCGAGCCGGCTTGCGCGCAAGCGTTAGGCAAGTACCGCATCAACCCCGGCAACGTCGGCTTCGGCAAGAAGAAGGACAGCCAGTTCGCCACCTTGATCGAAATGGCGATCAAGTACGGCAAGCCGGTGCGCATCGGCGCCAACTGGGGCTCGCTGGACCAAGCGCTGGCCGCGACCCTGATGGACGAGAACCACGCCCGCGCCGAACCCTGGGACGCGGGACGCGTGCTGCGCGAGGCGCTGATCCGCTCGGCCCTGGACTCGGCGCAGCGCGCGGTCGAGATCGGCCTGCCGGCCGACCGCATCGTGCTTAGCGCCAAAGTCAGCGGCGTGCAGGAACTGATCGCGGTCTACCGCGAGCTGGCCAACCGCGGCGACTTCGCCCTGCACCTGGGCCTGACCGAGGCCGGCATCGGCAGCAAGGGCATCGTCGCCTCCAGCGCGGCGCTGGGCGTGCTGCTGCAGGAAGGCATCGGCGACACCATCCGCATCTCGCTCACGCCCGAGCCGGGCCAGTCGCGCAACAACGAAGTCATCGTCGCTCAGGAACTGCTGCAGACCATGGGCCTGCGGGCGTTCACGCCCATGGTCACCGCCTGCCCGGGCTGCGGCCGCACCACCAGCAGCTTCTTCCAGGAACTGGCGCAGAAGGTGCAGGAGCACGTGCGCGCGAAGATGCCGGAATGGAAGATCAGCCACCCGGGCGCGGAGAACCTGACCCTGGCGGTGATGGGCTGCGTGGTCAACGGGCCCGGCGAATCGCGCCACGCCAACATCGGCATTTCCCTGCCGGGCACCGGCGAGGCGCCGTCGGCGCCGGTGTTCGAGGACGGCGAGAAGACCGTCACCCTGCGCGGCGAACGCATCGCCGATGAATTCGTCGAGCTGATCGACCGTTACGTCGAACGCAACTATGGCGTCCACGCAACGGGCGCCTGACTCCAGCGACGGCGGCGACGCGCTGCGCGCGGAGACGCGCTTCGGCGTCGCGTTCCTGCGCCGCCACGGCTTGCGCCTGCTGCTGGTGTTCGCCGGCTTGCTGCTGCCGCTGTGGGCGTTCGCCGAGCTGGCCGACGAGATCCACGATCAGGACACCATCCCCTTCGACGAACCGATCCTGCAGTTCGCGCATTCGCTGGCGCGCGAAGGCTTCGACCGCTTCTTCGTCGTGATCAGCAAGATCGGCTATCTGCACGGCGTGGTCCCGTTCGACGTCGCGCTGGTGCTGGCGCTGAGCCTGCTGCGTCGCTTCCGCGAGGCGACCTTTGCGGCGATCGCTCTGGGCGGTTCGGCCCTGCTCAACATCGCCGCCAAGCAGGCCTTCGCGCGCGACCGGCCGTCGCTGTGGGAATCGATCGCGCCCGAGCACAACTACAGCTTCCCCAGCGGCCACGCGATGGGCTCGGCCACGCTGGCCTGCGTGCTGACCCTGCTGGTCTGGCGTACCCGCTGGCGCTGGCCGGTGGCCGTGGCCATGGCGGCCTTCGTCGTGCTGGTCGGCCTGTCGCGGGTCTACCTGGGCGTGCATTACCCCTCCGACATCCTGGCCGGCTGGGCCGTCGCCACGGCCTGGGCGGTGGCGGTGTATGTGCTGACGTTTCGTGGTGGGGTGGGGCCGTGGAGGGCCGCCTCGTAGGTCGTCGTCGATGCGGGCGCGACCACGATTGAATGCACGTTGGGTGGCGCGATGCTGCAGCGGATCGCGAGCAGCGTCGCTACCAATTGCCTCCTGTTCCGCGGCCGCCTGGGCAGCCTGGATCGCAACAACCGCGCCAGGCAGACGTCAAAGGGCGCGAAGCCCTCAGCTGGGTACGGCGGCTGGCCGAATCTTGCCCCGCGGCACATGCAGCCTTGCCGATTCTGTGCTTATCGTGTGCCTGGCGGGGTAGGGCGATCCTCATCGCCCCCCGTTGTGCATTAGGTCGGCGCCTGGGGAAGCGTCGGCCGACGCCGTAGGCGGCTCGTGCTTCCGCCGCCGATCGGGCCTCGCTCAGCACCACTCTCCCATCTGGGCCACCGGTTCGGCGCTACGCCGTCGGTGGGCGTATGCATTGCGGATTCGCATTAGGGGACGTTGCACATGTCGATAAGAATCAACCGATGGACGGTCGGGCTGGCGCTGGGTGCGCTGGCGGCGATCGCCGGCGCCACCGTCATGCTCGGCGGCGGCGTATCCGATGCCGGCGGCGGGCCGATCGGCGGCGCGCCGGCGGCCGTGTCCGGCGGCAACAACGAGTTGCCGGAACAGCAGGTCCGCAAATACATCGTGGTCTACCGCGAGGCGCCGCTGGCGACCTACCGCGGCGAGATCAAGGGCCTGCCGGCGCCGGAGCGTCTGGTCGGCGAGCCCGGCGTGCCGCAGATGGCGCGCGCCGCCGCGACCGCGGCCGGCGAAGGCAAGCTGGACGTGCGCAGTTCGCGCGCGCAGGCGTATGTGCGTCACCTGGAAAGCGCGCAGCGCCAGCACGAGTCCGGCATCGCCGCCGCGATCGGCCGTCCGCTGCGCATCGAACGCCGCATGCGGCACGCGCTCAACGCCGTGGTCACCGAGCTGAGCGAGGCCGAGGCCCAGCGCGTGCAGCAACTGTCCGAGGTGCAGTTCGTCGAGGAGTACCGCGAGTACGAACAAGACACCGACGTCGGCCCGACCCTGATCGGCGCGCCGCAGCTGTGGAACTCGCCGACCAATCCGGTCAAGGGCGAGGGCGTGGTGGTCGGCATCCTCGACTCGGGCATCAACTTCGGCAGCCCCTCGTTCGCGGCCGTCGATGAGCAGGGCTACGCTCACGTCAATCCGCTGGGCGCCGGCAACTACCTGGGCACCTGCGCGGCGGGCGGCGTCGATGCCGGCCGTTGCAACGACAAGCTGATCGGCGGTTACGACTTCGTCTGCGCGGCGCCGGGCAACACCTGCGGCGTGGCCAACATCCGCGAGGAGCCGGGCTTCGGCGACACCAACAGCCACGGCAGCCACACCGCCTCGACCACCGCGGGCAACTTCCGCACGGTCGCGTTCAAGGGCCGCAACACGCTGATTTCCGGCGTGGCGCCGCACGCCAACATCATCGCCTACGACGTGTGCTACACGAACACGGCGACCGGTCGCGGCCTGTGCCCGAACACGTCGTCGGCCGCCGCGGTCGATCAGGCGGTCGCCGACGGCATCGTCGACGTGCTGAACTTCTCGGTGGGCGGCGGCGAAAACCCGTGGAGCGATTCGGTCTCGCTGGCCTTCCTCAACGCGGTCAACGCCGGCATCTACGTGGCGACCTCGGCCGGCAACAGCGGCCCGGGCCCGAACACCATGGGCCACCTGGAGCCGTGGACCGGTTCCACCGCGGCCGCGCAGCATGGCCGTCAGGACTTCAATCCGGTCATGCAGGTCACCGGCCCGGGCGCCGTACCCGCCGCGCTGGGCGCGCTGGTGCTCAACGAAGGCACGGGCGGCGTCGCGTTCACTTCGCCGCTGGCGCCGACCACGGTGCTGCGCGTCAGCCCCAACATCGACGGCGTCGACGACGGCTGCGCCGCGTATCCGGCCGGCACCTTCACCAACGCGATCGCGGTGATCCGCCGCGGCACCTGTTCGTTCACCATCAAGTCCGGCAACGCGGCGGCCGCAGGTGCGGTCGCGGTGGTTATCGCCAATAACGCCGCCGGCGGTCTGATCCCGACCATGACCGGCGCGACCGTTCCCGGTTTCGCGATGCTGCAGGCCGACGCCAATGCGGTGCGCGATTTCCTGGCCGGCAATCCCGGCACCGCCGGCATCAGCGTGCTGCCGATTCCGAACACGCCCGACGTGCTTGCCGATTTCAGCTCGCGCGGCCCGGCCGGCACCTACGATCTTCTGAAGCCCGACGTCACCGCACCTGGCGTGGCCATCCTGGCCGTGGTCGCCGGTACCGCGATCAGCGGTTCGGAGAACGCGGTGGGCCTGATGAACGGCACCTCGATGGCTTCGCCGCACCACGCCGGCGCCGCCGGTCTGCTGCGTCAGGCGCAGCCGACCTGGACCGTGCCGGAAGTGAAGTCGGCGTTGGTGATGACCGCCGAGCAGCAGGTGTTCAAGGAAGACTCGATCACGCCGGCGACGCCGTTCGATCGCGGCGGTGGCCGTTTGCGCGTCGACCTCGCGCTGCGCGCCGGTCTGGTGCTCAACGAAACCCGCGCCAACTACCTGGCCGCCAACCCGGCCAACGGCGGCGACGTCGCCAACCTCAACCAGCCCAGCCTGGCCAAGGCGCGCTGCGTCGAGCGTTGCGTGTTCACCCGTACCTTCCGCAACACGCTGTCGGTGCGTCAGGGCTGGACGGTCAAGCTGACCGGCCTCAGCGGCACGATCTCGCCGGCGCTGTTCACGCTCAATCCGGGCGAGAGCAAGGCGGTCAAGATCACGGTCAACAGCTACCAGCTGCCGGCCGACGGTTCCTGGAATTTCGGCACCCTGACCCTGACGCCGACCGCGATCGGCACGCTGGACCAGCCGACGCTGCGCCTGCCCGTGGCGGTGTCGGTGCCGCCGCCGGTGATCGCGCTGACGCCGGTGCAGATCGCGGCGACCCTGCCCGCGGGCGGTAGCGGCTTCGCCAACTTCCGCATCGACAACCTCGGCGGTTCGCGTCTGGATTACACCATCGACAACACCGGACAGGGCCTGCGCACCTTGCTCGACGCGCAGCGCGGTGCGGTCAGCAGCGGCTTCCGCGCCACGGTCTACACCGATCCGGCGACGGCGGGCTCGGCGGCGCAGTTCAGCGCCGACGATTTCAGCGTGACCGAAGCCACGCGCCTGGTGTCGCTGTACACGGAAGGCTTCGTGTCCAGCGGTCAGCCGCTGGCGACCACCGCGACCAGCCTGACCTGGACCCTGTTCCGCGACAGCGGCAGCAATCCGGAAGGCAATCCGCAGGCCTCGCCGGGCGTGGCCGTGTGGAGCTACACCGCCGCGCCGACCGGTGCCGGCGTCACGCTCACCGGCGCCAACATCGGCCTCAATCTGACCGCGGCCGGCCAGAACGTCGATCTGCTGCCGGGCCGTTACTGGCTGGTGGTGCATGCGCGTTCCAGCTTCGCCAACCGTTGGGTGTGGTTCGCCTCCAACACCGGCGACAACGTGTTCCGCACCATCACCGTCACCACCGCCGGTGCCGGCGCCTGGACCGCGGGCACCGGCTTCGCCGGCCTGGCCTGGAACGTGGGCGCGTCCAACGCCTGCGGCGCGCCGTGGATCGGTGCGCCGGTGAGCGCGATGGGACGCGTGAATCCGGGTGCGGTCGGCAACAACGCGCAGGTGCAGCTCAACGCGGGCGGCCTGAGCGCCGGCACGCACGTGGGCTTCATCTGCGTGGCCAGCAACGATCCCGTCAAGCCCAAGGTCGCCGCGCGCGTGGTGCTGACGGTGACGGCCGGGCCGTAACGTTCGCTGGCTACTGTCGCCGGGCCCGTTCGTGGGCCCGGCGATTACTTCGATACCGGTACGGGCCGCGTTGCACGGCCCATCCAAACGATTCCTTAGGGGGAAGCAATGAAGCACATGCACCACTCGCTCCTGTCCACCGCGCTGCTGCTGGCGCTGGCCCTGCCGACGGCCGCGCTGGCTGGCGAACCCTGCCTGCTCGACGACGGCCTGGGCGGCACCACCACCGGCGGCGCCACCGCGGCCGGCGGCGGCGCGACCGCCTGCGGCAGCGGCGCCACCGCCAGCGGCGACGGCAGCACCGCGGTCGGTTCGGCCAGCACCGCCAGCGGCACCGGCAGCACCGCGGTCGGCGCCGACAGCGTCGCCGGCGGCGATCAGAGCACCGCGGTCGGCCAGGGCGCGCAGGCCGGCGGTTTCGGCGCCACCGCCAACGGCAGCGGCAGCAACGCCAGCGGCGAGTTCGCCACCGCCACCGGCACCGCCAGCGAAGCCAGCGGGCAATTCAGCAGCGCCAGCGGCGCCGGCGCGCGCGCCACCAACGACAACGCCACCGCCACCGGCAGCTTCAGCGAAGCCAGCGGCCTGGGCAGCTCGGCGCACGGCTACAACGCCATCGCCAGCGGCGAGCTCAGCACCGCCAGCGGCAGCGGCTCTCTGGCCTCGGGCGAGGCCAGCACCGCCAACGGCGCCGGCGCCACCGCCAGCGGCAAGGGCAGCACCGCGACCGGCGCGCACAGCGTCGCCAGCGCCGACGGCGCCACCGCCAACGGCGGCTGGGTCGACAAGGACGGCGACGGCGTGGTCGATCCGGACGAAGTGACCACCGCCAGCGGCCTGGAATCCAGCGCCTTCGGTGGAGCGGCCCAGGCCACGGCGGACCAGTCCAGCGCCTTCGGCGGTCGTAGCGTCGCCAGCGGCATCGGCAGCAGCGCGTTCGGCTACGGCGCGCAGGCCACGATGCAGAACGCGACTGCGATCGGCCAGGGCAGCAACGCCAGCGCGACCAACAGCGTCGCCCTGGGCGCGGGCTCGAATGCCAACCGCGCCAACACCGTCTCGGTGGGCGACACCGGCAACGAGCGCCAGATCACCAACGTCGCCGCCGGCACGCAGGGCACCGACGCGGTCAATCTGACCCAGCTGCAGGACGGCAACGCGGCGACCTTGAACGCGGCCAACACCTACGCCGACACGGTCGCGGCCAATACGCTCAACAGCGCCAACACCTACACCGACACGGTCGCGGCCAACACGCTCAACAGCGCCAACACCTACACCGACACGGTCGCGGCCAATACCCTCAACAGCGCCAACAGCTACACCGATTCGCGCGTGACCAGCAACAACGCCAACGTGCTCAACCAGGCCAACGCGTACGCCGATGCCGGCGATGCGGCCACGCTCAACGCCGCCAACACGCATGCCGATGCCGGCGACGTGGCGACGCTGCGCACCGCCAACACCTACACCGACATGCGTTTCGCCCAGGCGATCGCGGCGCCGATGGCGGCCATCGACGACCTGCGCAGCGACATGGACTGGGGCTTCAAGCAGACCGACCGCCGCATCGACCGCGCCGGTGCGATGACCGCGGCGATGGTGCAGATGGCGACCTCGGCCGCCGGCATCCACACCAAGAACCGCGTCGCCGTCGGTGCGGGTTTCCAGAACGGCGAGCAGGCCCTGTCGATCGGTTACCAGCGCGCGATCAGCGAACGCGCCACGGTGACTTTCGGCGGCGCGTTCAGCAGCTCGGAGAGCTCGGCGGGCGTGGGTTTGGGTTTCGGTTGGTAAGGGTTCCTTGGGAGTTGCAATATCTGACGGCGCCTACGGGCGCCGTTTTTTTTTGCTGTTGTTTCCCCTTTGAAAAAGGGGCGGCTAGGGGGTGATTGGCTGCGCGCTCGCGTGGAGTGCGTCTAAGCAAAAGCAAATCTCCCCCAACCCCTCTTTTACAAAGAGGGGAGCTGTACGCAGGAGAGGGAAGGGGCACCGATGGCCGTAGGATGCGGTGTTAACCGCATCGTTACGCACCTGCATACTCGCATCGCGCATCGCGCATCGCGCGTCACTCATCACGCACCGCGCTCTGCATGCCGCGCGATGCGGTGCGCCTGCGGCTTGCCGCATCCTACGGGCTCGCCGCATCCTACGGGCTCGCCGCATCCTAAGCGGGTCAGCGATACGC includes:
- a CDS encoding acetolactate synthase large subunit, yielding MTKASDLFVAALEAEGVEYVFGIPGEENLDLLESLRTSSIKLVLTRHEQAAGFMAATYGRLTGKAGVCLSTLGPGATNLVTAAAYAQLGAMPMLMLTGQKPIKTSKQGHFQIVDVVDTLRPLTKYTRQIVAADSIPARVREAFRRAEEERPGATHLELPQDIAADPTEARLIPASYSRRPLAEDKAVAHAAAAVMRARHPLLMVGAGANRKTTARQLRALIAKLRIPFFTTQMGKGVVDETDPLWLGNAALSDHDFVHRAIDAADCIVNIGHDVIEKPPFFMREGRRTVIHVNYASAEVDAVYFPQIEVVGDIANAVWQLSEAIAPQPHWDFAFFDRVRAALDAQIDQRNRDPRYPLVPQRLVADVRTAMGERDIVCLDNGLYKLWFARGYRCRWPNTLLLDNALATMGAGLPSAMAARIVHPDRRVLAVCGDGGFMMNSQEIETAVRLGLDLTVLVLRDDAYGMIKWKQAHERYPSFGMDLGNPDFVKYAESYGARGHRPARSDDFLPLLQRALDTPGVDLIEVPIDYADDDRILNEDIPRMSAAVR
- the xseA gene encoding exodeoxyribonuclease VII large subunit; protein product: MPPAAPDEVLSPSQLNTLARNLLEDTFPLVWVEGELGNLSRPSSGHLYLTLKDARAQVRCAMFKPKSSWLKFVPREGLRVLARGRLTLYEARGDYQLVLDHMEEAGEGALRRAFEELKARLQAEGLFDAERKRPLPRYPARVGVITSPSGAAVRDVLSVLARRFPLIQAEVLPVPVQGEGAAAQIVQMLQRAAASGRYDVLVLARGGGSLEDLWAFNDERLARAIAACEVPVVSAIGHETDFSLSDFAADLRAPTPSVAAELIAPDRDELLRRLRQLDARLRNLQLQRLRQAMQRADRAALRLHALRPQARLQALRLRQAEALRRLAAAWQRRLERERAQLRHADAVLRANQPQRRIAALRERLGALAQRPRAAVMRRLAHQTLHLRGLARSLEAVSPLATVARGYAILQREDGHVVRSVLDAAPGERLSARVQDGRLRLKVEDGEAGGDAP
- the ispG gene encoding flavodoxin-dependent (E)-4-hydroxy-3-methylbut-2-enyl-diphosphate synthase: MNSDTVLPCAHTGFGPLPRRLTRSVRIGAITLGGGAPVVVQSMTNTDTADIASTTKQVAELWRAGSELVRVTVNTVDAAAAVPRIVDKLAMMGIEVPIIGDFHYNGHQLLTAEPACAQALGKYRINPGNVGFGKKKDSQFATLIEMAIKYGKPVRIGANWGSLDQALAATLMDENHARAEPWDAGRVLREALIRSALDSAQRAVEIGLPADRIVLSAKVSGVQELIAVYRELANRGDFALHLGLTEAGIGSKGIVASSAALGVLLQEGIGDTIRISLTPEPGQSRNNEVIVAQELLQTMGLRAFTPMVTACPGCGRTTSSFFQELAQKVQEHVRAKMPEWKISHPGAENLTLAVMGCVVNGPGESRHANIGISLPGTGEAPSAPVFEDGEKTVTLRGERIADEFVELIDRYVERNYGVHATGA
- a CDS encoding phosphatase PAP2 family protein; this encodes MASTQRAPDSSDGGDALRAETRFGVAFLRRHGLRLLLVFAGLLLPLWAFAELADEIHDQDTIPFDEPILQFAHSLAREGFDRFFVVISKIGYLHGVVPFDVALVLALSLLRRFREATFAAIALGGSALLNIAAKQAFARDRPSLWESIAPEHNYSFPSGHAMGSATLACVLTLLVWRTRWRWPVAVAMAAFVVLVGLSRVYLGVHYPSDILAGWAVATAWAVAVYVLTFRGGVGPWRAAS
- a CDS encoding S8 family serine peptidase yields the protein MSIRINRWTVGLALGALAAIAGATVMLGGGVSDAGGGPIGGAPAAVSGGNNELPEQQVRKYIVVYREAPLATYRGEIKGLPAPERLVGEPGVPQMARAAATAAGEGKLDVRSSRAQAYVRHLESAQRQHESGIAAAIGRPLRIERRMRHALNAVVTELSEAEAQRVQQLSEVQFVEEYREYEQDTDVGPTLIGAPQLWNSPTNPVKGEGVVVGILDSGINFGSPSFAAVDEQGYAHVNPLGAGNYLGTCAAGGVDAGRCNDKLIGGYDFVCAAPGNTCGVANIREEPGFGDTNSHGSHTASTTAGNFRTVAFKGRNTLISGVAPHANIIAYDVCYTNTATGRGLCPNTSSAAAVDQAVADGIVDVLNFSVGGGENPWSDSVSLAFLNAVNAGIYVATSAGNSGPGPNTMGHLEPWTGSTAAAQHGRQDFNPVMQVTGPGAVPAALGALVLNEGTGGVAFTSPLAPTTVLRVSPNIDGVDDGCAAYPAGTFTNAIAVIRRGTCSFTIKSGNAAAAGAVAVVIANNAAGGLIPTMTGATVPGFAMLQADANAVRDFLAGNPGTAGISVLPIPNTPDVLADFSSRGPAGTYDLLKPDVTAPGVAILAVVAGTAISGSENAVGLMNGTSMASPHHAGAAGLLRQAQPTWTVPEVKSALVMTAEQQVFKEDSITPATPFDRGGGRLRVDLALRAGLVLNETRANYLAANPANGGDVANLNQPSLAKARCVERCVFTRTFRNTLSVRQGWTVKLTGLSGTISPALFTLNPGESKAVKITVNSYQLPADGSWNFGTLTLTPTAIGTLDQPTLRLPVAVSVPPPVIALTPVQIAATLPAGGSGFANFRIDNLGGSRLDYTIDNTGQGLRTLLDAQRGAVSSGFRATVYTDPATAGSAAQFSADDFSVTEATRLVSLYTEGFVSSGQPLATTATSLTWTLFRDSGSNPEGNPQASPGVAVWSYTAAPTGAGVTLTGANIGLNLTAAGQNVDLLPGRYWLVVHARSSFANRWVWFASNTGDNVFRTITVTTAGAGAWTAGTGFAGLAWNVGASNACGAPWIGAPVSAMGRVNPGAVGNNAQVQLNAGGLSAGTHVGFICVASNDPVKPKVAARVVLTVTAGP
- a CDS encoding YadA-like family protein; translation: MHHSLLSTALLLALALPTAALAGEPCLLDDGLGGTTTGGATAAGGGATACGSGATASGDGSTAVGSASTASGTGSTAVGADSVAGGDQSTAVGQGAQAGGFGATANGSGSNASGEFATATGTASEASGQFSSASGAGARATNDNATATGSFSEASGLGSSAHGYNAIASGELSTASGSGSLASGEASTANGAGATASGKGSTATGAHSVASADGATANGGWVDKDGDGVVDPDEVTTASGLESSAFGGAAQATADQSSAFGGRSVASGIGSSAFGYGAQATMQNATAIGQGSNASATNSVALGAGSNANRANTVSVGDTGNERQITNVAAGTQGTDAVNLTQLQDGNAATLNAANTYADTVAANTLNSANTYTDTVAANTLNSANTYTDTVAANTLNSANSYTDSRVTSNNANVLNQANAYADAGDAATLNAANTHADAGDVATLRTANTYTDMRFAQAIAAPMAAIDDLRSDMDWGFKQTDRRIDRAGAMTAAMVQMATSAAGIHTKNRVAVGAGFQNGEQALSIGYQRAISERATVTFGGAFSSSESSAGVGLGFGW